In Erpetoichthys calabaricus chromosome 2, fErpCal1.3, whole genome shotgun sequence, a genomic segment contains:
- the LOC127526652 gene encoding neurogenin-1-like — MHQKDPISGSFEYELPASLCIGCRAFRLSGSNHKSDLESFDLSSGGGVNGHPGAQPVIDASTLASLKDSSNFAPIVTMRRSGSVRAQRWTQGTSHLDSLTCAPAQEQKRRRLAANARERRRMFALNLAFDRLRSVIPTVESDKKLSKSETLQMAQIYITTLCELLQDASPTRDRDVQESMLQESSVDTTYSVTNQADPSDTVVTFENIEKIVLKTRQIRTSVAWVTEELVGGDFGEFSDR, encoded by the coding sequence ATGCATCAGAAAGATCCCATCTCAGGCAGTTTCGAATACGAGCTGCCAGCTTCACTGTGCATCGGCTGCAGAGCTTTCAGGCTTTCGGGCAGTAACCATAAATCCGATCTGGAGAGCTTTGATCTCTCCAGCGGCGGTGGAGTAAATGGTCATCCGGGAGCCCAGCCTGTAATTGACGCCTCTACTCTGGCTTCTTTGAAAGATTCTTCAAATTTTGCGCCAATAGTGACTATGAGGCGCAGTGGGAGCGTCAGAGCGCAGCGCTGGACTCAAGGAACTTCTCACCTCGACTCCTTGACCTGCGCCCCAGCTCAGGAGCAGAAACGTCGGCGTTTGGCCGCCAATGCCAGAGAGAGGAGACGGATGTTCGCTTTAAACCTCGCTTTCGATCGACTCAGAAGTGTTATTCCAACCGTGGAAAGTGACAAGAAACTCTCCAAATCGGAAACCTTACAAATGGCTCAGATTTATATCACTACGCTCTGTGAATTGCTCCAGGACGCCAGTCCCACCAGGGACAGAGATGTTCAAGAGTCGATGCTGCAGGAATCATCCGTGGACACAACGTATTCAGTGACAAATCAGGCAGACCCTAGCGACACTGTAGTGACCTTTGAAAACATTGAAAAGATCGTCTTAAAGACGAGGCAGATCAGAACGTCAGTCGCATGGGTCACAGAAGAACTGGTTGGTGGTGATTTTGGAGAGTTTTCTGATCGTTAA